DNA from Vicinamibacteria bacterium:
CATGCTGCGTTCTCAGAATCTCTGTCTCCCGTCCGTCGACCTGCGCGATCCAGCCGGGGCGGAGCGTGTCCACGAGCACCGCATAGCCAGCCCGCGGAGACCGCGTTTCGATCTCGACGAGCTCGGGTGCATAGGTAGCGATCCGCGCGGCCTCCTTGCGGAAAAACCCCGATGCACCTCGGCCGGTTTCATCGCTCGTCACTTGAACGCCATCGTGAACGCTCCAGCAACCGAGGCCTTCGAGCGTCCGAGCCTCGCTTGGCACCGTCGAGGCCACGACGAAGTAAGCACGCGGGAGCGCATGGAGGTTGATGCGAATGCCGTCGAGCTCGAGGAAGTCGACTTTGAGCCCGATCGGGTTGAGGTCGAGCTCGATGTCCTCGAGGCGAACTCCCGGGTTATTGGGCTCCACCAGGACGTCGAAGCGGGACAAGGCGCGTGGCTCGCCGAAGTCGACCTCGAGGGGGCGATCCTCGGGGAGAGAATGGGTTTGCCCTTCCACCTCGATGACGGCCGTTCCCGAGGGGCCGAGTGGAGACCAATCGAAGAGGATCCGCTGGACCTGGACCGGCTCGTCGAGCTCCAATCGCGCGGGCGCCATGTCGCCGGTGACGTCGAGCAGCGGAAGCGGAGAGGCGAAGCGGGCGCCACACCAGGGATATCGTGACGCGGGTCTCCGGCCGACGAGGAATTTGACGTTCATGAGCGATAGAACGTTGGCGCTGTGGTCTGCGACCTCGCGAAGCTCGGCATAGCGAGCGTCCACGAGCGACTCGTGCCCCCCGGCGAAATCCGTTCCGTGGAGCATATCGTAGCTCTCGAGATTCGAGTCGGTGACATATCGGACACGCTCTCCCTGCTCGCGGAGATAGCGATGGATGGGCCTTTCCTCGGCGCGCACGAGCGTCCGATAGGGGTGTTGGGATCGGTCCTTCACGAAGGCGCCCATATCGACGGCCGTCAAGACGAGAATCGCCCCGAGCGCCCACCGTTCCCGAGGCCGCCAGAGCACTAGCAGAAGAAGGAGGAAGTTGAGAGCGAAGAGGAGCACCGCCCAATGCGCGGCTCCGATCACGCGCTCGACGTCGGCTGGCTCCAGTGAGCCCGCATCGGAGAGAAGGCGGACCTGGAGCGTTCCCGCCCAAACGCCGAGCACGACGAGAACGGCGAATGCTGACTTCGCCACCGATCGAAGTCGAAGCTTCTCCTTTCTTCCGGCATTCACGAGCGTATCCATACCGAGACCAGCGAGAACCGATACCGAGAACACATAGACGCCGAGCAAGCGATAGGGCACGCGAAAGAGACTGAACCCTGGCAGACCCAGGTAGAAGAGATCGAAGACCGGGGAGTCCTTTCCGAACGCCGAGACAAGCGCCACCGCGGCGCTCGCGGCGAAGAAGAGGCGAACCTTCTCACGAGACAGCAGAAACGCGATCGTTGCGAGGAGCAAGGAGCCGACCCCGGCGTAGATGTGAAGCGGTGCCGAGCCATCCTGATTCGGGAGCCGAATTTGTCCGCGAGGGGCCACCGTCGCCGCGAGGAAATAGGGTGAGAACCCGAACGAAGTCGAGTAATCGTAACCGAGCTCGGCGCGAACCGACTCCCGGGCCAGGTCGTGAGTCGGCAGGAGCTGCACCGCGGCGATGCCGATGCCCAGGGCTGCGGCGGGAAGGAAACGCACCAGCGTGCTTCGGACACCCGCGCGCGCGATGGAGAACGCCGCCGAGAAGAGGAGCGCATAGTAGGCGATCTGCGGATGGCCAGCGAGAATCGTCAGCGCGAGCACCCCGGCAAGAAGCGGTGGGGACGCTTTCGCGGTGGCCAGCAGCAGCCAGGGAACGTAGCTCGCGGTCGCGACGATCGCGTGATGGCCGGGCGTGGTGAAAAAGCCGGTAAACATGAAGACGAAGGCGCCGAGAAGAGAGCCCATCGTGCCGACGCCGAGGCAGCGCAGAAAGAGCAGCATCCCGATGCCGCCCGAGATTTGATGAAGGAGCTGATAAGCTTCCAGCGCCAGGTAGCTCAATTCTCCATCACGGTGGAAGGGAAGCAGCAGGTAGGTCGGCGGATAGAAGATGCCCACCTGGGGGTTGGCGTGAAACGGGATCCCGCCGAGCACATGAGGATTCCAGAGGGGGAGCTCTCCCCCCTTGATTCGTTCGAGCCCGTAGCTCTTCCATACGTAGTGCTGGTTGAGGAAGTCACCGCGGAAAACGAGGCGCCGATCGGGATCCGGATGGAAGAGCTTCCAGTAGAAGGTCAGGGGTAGAACCGCGATGACGGCAAAAGGCAGAACGCGCTTCAAGGCGTTTCCGCGGCGCGGCGCGCGATGGGTGACCTCCGGGCTTCCCGCATCAGCTTTTGCCCCGGGACGCCGCCCTCGTAAGCACTCGCGAAACCTCGTCGGTCGTGAAGCGCGGAAGCTCGATCTTGTTCTCGCCCCGCATCTGGCAGACGCCCTGGTTGCTTTCCACCACCCGACCGATGACGTAGCCCGCGTTTCCCGAGGCCTCGAGCTTCTGAAGCAAGCGCTCGGTCTCTGGCTCGCGGACGGTCAGAACGAGAGCGCCCGAGCCAATCGCCCCGAGCAGATCCATCCCGAAATACTCGGCGAGCTTGGTCGACTCCCAGAACCGGGGGATCTCCGAGTCGATGGTGACGAGCCCCACATTCGAGGCTTCGGCGATCTCCCAGAGCGCGTTGGCGAGCCCTCCCTCGGTCACGTCGTGCATTGCCGTCACGCCCCCCGCCTCGACCGCCGCGCGACTCGCTGGAAGAACACTCAATCCGGGATCGTCGAGAAAGCCGGCGGCCTTCCTCTGAAACTCGTCGCCGAAAGCCTGACGCACCTCGGCCTCGAGCTCTTCAGCGAGAATGGCCGTCGCCTCCACCGCCACGCCTTTCGTCACGACGAGCATGTCGCCGGGATGGGCCCCGCCGGACGTCAGCAGTTTGTCGCGCTCGACCTCGCCCACCATCGCTCCAACCACGATCGGTCGGTCGATACCGGTGGTGACTTCGGTATGCCCCCCGACGGCGAGACAACCGAGCTCACGGCAGCCAACCGCGATATCGGCGACGATCTCGCGAACCATTTCGTCGGTGGCCCGTCCCGAGGGAAGGAGGATCGTCGACAGGAAATATTGCGGCGTTCCTCCCATGGCGGCGATGTCGTTGGCGTTCACTTGCACCGCATACCAGCCGATGCGTTTCGGCAGAAACGTGATCGGATCCGAGGCCAGCAAGAGATAATGATCGCCCCGGTCGATGGCTGCGGCATCCTCGCCAGGTGCGGGCCCGACGGCGACGTGCACGTCGTCGATGGCGAGTCGTGAGATGAGCTCCCTCAAGAGCTGCACGCCGAGCTTGCCGTCGGGGAGAAACCTCATCGACGGCGAGGTTAGAGTAGGCCAAGCTCCCCGTCAAGAGCGCCCGGGGAACCGCTTAGGCCAGGCTAGTTCTCGAGTTGTTCGGAGCTAACTACGCCCAGCTCGAAACGATGCTCCATCCCCGAGGGTCCGGTCACCACGAGATCGACGCTCGTCACGCCTGCGGGGACGAGCAGTTCCACCTCGATGTGTTCGCTGCTCAGGACCGTGGTCGACAGAAGGCTGGCGGCACGATCGGCCACGCGGACGTCCAGCGCGTCGGACAACCCGCTGCCGAAAAGACCGATCCTCGTCGGGCCTCCGACCGGGATGGTCATCGGGATGACCCGATCGATGGATGCCTCGCGGATCGAGGGTGGGGTCAATTGAAGCACCACCGTACCGTCCTCCTCGATGCCGTCGAATGGGGACTTGCTCACACCTGGCAGCTCCGGACCGGGAGCGGCCGAAGCGCCGCCCGGCGGCGTCGAGCTCAATGCGCTGAGCCAGAGGCCCACCAGCGCGAGGAAGAGGCACCCAACACCGCCCAGCACCCACAGACCTCGGTTGGAAGAGACGGGTCTCGTCACCCGCGTCGGCGCAGGGTGAGGGATTTTTCGAGTGGGACCCGGTGCCCGGCGGTCAGCCGACGGCCGATATCCGAAGCTGCGGGACGGACCACCCACCGAGGTCGCGCGGAGCCGCGCCTCGGCATGACGCCGATACCAGCGAGCCTCCATCGATTCTTTGTCGATCGCGAGCACCGCCTTCGCTTTTTCCATCACCAGATTCGGGTCACCGTTTCGGTGCGCGTCGCGCATCGCCGTCAAGAGGACGCCGAGCTTCGTCCGCGCGTCTTCCGCCAGCCGGCTCTTCCTGACGTTCTCCTCGCTCATCGCGAGGTAGTGGAGCGCCATCGCGTGGACCGGCACCTCGTCCAGGACCTGACTCATCTTCTCGATGCATCCGACATAGTTGGCGTCCTGGAAGGCGGCGACCCCCTGATGGTAGAGCTCCTCCAGCAAGTCGGCCTGGGCAGCGACATGCGACCATTGCGACACGCGGGGCTCGTGCGTGATGCTCGCATCGACTCGGTCCTTCGTAACGACCATGTCGGAATCGAGAAGTGCTGGCGGGCTCGAGCGCACGCCGGCGGCGGCTGCGGCGCTGGCGATGGCCTCGCGAAGCTCGGTCATCGATTGGTAGCGTTTTCGCTCGCTCTTTTCGAGGGCGCGGAAGATGCACGCACTGATGTCGACCGGGATATGGGCCAGCGGCTCGGGCGTGTCCGAGACGATCTTGAAGACCGAGGCCGCCAGGGTGTCGGCGCGAAAGGGATTCCCTCCCGAAAGCAGCTCGTAGGCCACGACGCCCCAGGAGAAGATATCGGCGCCCGGCGCCACCTTTCCGCCGCGCACCTGCTCGGGTGCCATGTACTCGACGGTTCCAAAGACCGTTCCCGCCCTGGTCAGCTCTCCCTCGCCCATCTTGGCGACGCCGAAGTCGAGCACTTTGGCCACACCGGAGCGGAGGACGAAGACATTCGAGGGTTTGAGGTCGCGGTGAACGATTCCGTTCGCGTGGGCTTCGGCCAGCCCCGAGGCGATCTGGTCCAGAATCGACAGCTTTTCTCCGATGGACAAGTTCTTTCGGCGACGGATGAGCGACGAGAGGGAGGCTCCCTCGAGCAGCTCCATGACCAGGTACGCGGTGCCCGCTTCTTCGAATAGCTCGTGGACCGTGATGATGTTGGGATGTTGGAGCATTCCCGCCGAGCGTCCCTCACGGAGGAACCGGAGGCGCATCTCCGCTTCATGAGGGGAGCTGCCGACCGACATGGTCTTGATGGCTACCGGCCGGCTCAGATCCGGGTCGATGGCTCGGTATACGACGCCCATGGCGCCTTTGCCGACGACGCCTCGGATCTCGTACTTCCCCACTTTCTGGGGCAGCTCGATTCGCGACATGTTCCTGTGATTCCATGGTCTCACCCCGAAGGGCACTTTGCCACCTACGGAGAATACGCCATCGCAAAACCGGAGCTCACGTACTAACCTCCGTCGATCATGAGGGTCCTGGGCTCGCTGTCGCGCCAGCTGGCACCGCTGACGCTCGCCGGGGCGGTCGTCGCGTACCTCTACCCTCCTTCGTTTCTGATCTTCGGTGACGTTTTCCTCTGGTTTTTCGCCGCCACCATGCTTGCCCTCGGGGTGGTTCTCGAGCCGGAGGACCTGAGGAGCACGTTGCGAAAGCCGGGGCGTGTGCTTCTCGGCGTGCTCACCCAGTTCACGGTGATGCCATTGCTCGGGTTTCTCGCGACCCTCGTCGGCGACTTCCCTCCGGAGCTGGCTCTCGGATTCATCATCGTCGGGGCGGCACCCGGCGCGATGGCGAGCAACGTAATCGTCTACCTGGCCGGAGGCGCGCTCGCCTTTTCCATCGCCATGACGACGGTCGCTACGTTCGCCTCACCCCTGTTGACGCCGTCCCTCGTCAAACTTCTCGGCGGCGCCCTGCTACCGATCGCCTTCTGGCCGCTCATGCGGACGATCCTGTCGACCGTGCTGGCTCCTCTCTTGCTGGGAATGACTCTCAAGCGTCTTCTCGGAAAACGCTCGAAGGAGGCGGAGATCGTCTGCCCCGCGGTTGCCGCGGTGGCAATCGTCGTCATCTGCTCCTATGCGGTCGCCGCAAACCAGGAGCGCATCGCGACGGTCGGCCCTGCTGTCTTCGGGTTCGTCGTCGTGATGAACGCTCTAGGCTACGTCGCCGGTTGGACGCTGGCAAAGCTCTACCGGTTCGACCGGCGGCACCAGCTCGCCCTTTCGATCGAGATCGGGATGCAGAACGCCGGGCTCGGAGTCGCTTTGGCCCTCGAGCACTTCAGCCCGGTAACCGCGCTTCCGGGAGCGCTTTTCGCCGCCTGGTGCGTTCTCACCGCAGCAGGGGCGAGCGCCTATCTGCGTCGACAGGCCGCCTCTGAGGCTCCCGACTCCGACGCCATCACCGACTTCCCGTCGCCTATGTAGCAGTGTGCTCCGTCGCCTGCTGCCTTCAGGAGATGATTACGGTACGAGGGTGCTGGGAGTTGTCCTCCAGAAACGTCTTCTTGGTCTCGAGCTCTTCGAACGTGGGCTGCAGGTTGCCGTGGGCATCGATCGCCCGTGAGACCAGCGTATGCTCGCCCGGTGCCGCGCCCTTCCACTCGTAGGTGAAGAGCTTCCACGAGTACTCCCCCGAAGAGTTGTCGAGGCTCGCGGCCTGCCACGGGCCGCCGTCAATTCGGACTTCTACCGACCGAAGCGGCGTCCCGTCGCTCAGGGCGAAGCCTACGACACGGTGCCCGTCGCCCCGGCGCGTCACCCGCGCCACGACCGACTTCAGCCGCATCCGAGTGATGGCGGTCTCCTTCCACTTGAGCTCGCCCCCGATCGTCTCGGCCCGGAGCGTGCGGTACCAGCGCGCCTGGTACTTTCCGAGGTAAGGGTCTTCCTGGACGTGGATGTTCGCGAGCCACTTGACGTTCGGCGCTCCGTACCAGCCGGGCATCAGGAGCCGCAGGGGAAATCCCTGGTGGACGGAAAGAGGCTCGCCGTTCAGCGCATAGGCGACCAGGGGCTCGGGCGTCATCGCCTTCTCCAGGGAGATGCTCCGGCCGTACTGCTGTTCGACCTCGTAGGTGCGCCCACGGAACTCGACCTCCTCCGTGCCGCGGTCGGCCCCGAAGAACACCACTTCGCGAGCGGCGTCTTTGACTCCGACCAGGCTCAAGATGTCCCGCAGGGGAACACCGGTCCATCGTCCGTTCGAGACGAGCCCCTGCATCGCCCGAGGGCTGTTGCCCGAGCACTCGAAACCGGCGACGAGCTCGGTCCGTCCCAGTCCTCGGATGTCGTCGAGCGAGAGCTCGCCTTCCCTTTCGACGAGTCCCGTCATCTTCAGGCGAAAGGTCGCGCCGTCGATCCGGGGATGAGGATAGTGCTGCGTCGTGAAGAACTCGTCGGCCGGCGTGATCGGGCCGATCCGACGGATGTCGAAGAATCGTCGCTCGGGTCCGCGATCCGTCGTCCAGTCTTCGGGGTAATCGGTGAAGGGCACGAGCTCTTCGTCCTGTACCAGCGCGGGCAAAGCCCATTCGGGTAGCGCCAGCGCGCTCAGTCCCGCGACTCCGCCGATGAGGACCTCTCGTCGACTCAGCTCGCTCGTCATCGAAATCGCCTCCTTGTCTCTCGGTGCGGTGCTCACGCGCAAGAAATACTTTTATCACGAGCCGGTTGATCCGGCCACCGCTCAAGCGGTTTCGGAAGGTTCACACGGTAGCTAGCGCGGGCGGGCCGGGCTCTCGCTGGACGTTGACCCGCCGACGAGAAATCCCTGATAAATGGCGCGTGCCTCGTCGAATTGTGCGAGCACGTGCTGCTTTTCTCTTTCCGAGCGCCAGCCAGGCCACTCCTCGGCCATCTGACGCAGCTTGTCGATCCAGCGGATCGAATATTCTGCTGACGCTCGATGGCGAACCGGTTGCCCCGCCACTTCGACCCAAACGGGATTCGTGAAGCCCTGTGCGTAGGCCGCGTCGAGAGGAAACCGTTCGGCCGGATCGCCTTCCGCCCGGAGGTGGAACCAGCCGCTCTCGCGAACGGGATACGATTTCTTCAAATCGAACGCGTGGCGGTCGCCGCTCGGGGAAAATTCTTCGATCACTTCGCCGTTCGAGACCAAGATAACGTTCTTGATGGGAGTAAGGCTTCGGACGTGGGCCTCGATATCGACGTTGCCGGCTTTTCTGAGGTCGACCTTCTCGCCCGGCAGGCGGCCGTTCACCGTCAGCTCGAGGAGCGGACCAGTGCTCACGAAGGCGCGTCCTTCCCTCAGTCCTTCGAACCACGCATCCATATCGAGCCCTCGACTGCCGGTGTAGACGTAGGTCCTCACCGAGCCTACGAGCTTGCTCCGCTGTAGGTTGCTGATCGAGTCTTCGCCGCCCGTCGCCGTCACCCGAATCCCGTTGTTCAGAGTCGCGTACCAAGGGTAGAAGCCCGCGCGACCGGCCTGCGACCACTCCACCGCATCGGTCGTAGCGAGGGCGGCATCCACCATGTATCCTTTGGCGCCGCCGAGATTACCCTCGAGCGGATCGTTCTCCCCGCCGAACGCGTGAACATATCCGACGGTCGCGCCCTGGGCCTTTGCCTTTCTGAACATGTCGGTGTTGGACGGGTAGAGGCTCTCGATGGCCGTACCTTCATAACCTGTCGTGTACGGCGAGATCAGATGGTCTTTCAGGCCGAACAGAAACACGTGCCCATAGAACGGGGGCCGATATTCCTGGCCGACAACGAGGATCCGTTCCGGCGTCGAGAGGGGATGGGGTCCTCCACCGGGTACGAAGAACTGATAGTCGAGAATGCGATTGTCCTTGTTCGCGACCTGCTCGTTGACGATGTCCTGGTCTTCGGCCGCGGACATCATCATCAGGTTTTCGAGGGTGTTGTGGAGGTTGCCTCCGTAGTTCATATGAACGTGAGTAGAACCGCTGTACCAGCCCTTGGCCGCCATGTCCGTCATCGGCTCGAGCTCGACGGCGAGCCGGCTCACTTCATTTGCACGTACATCGACCTCGAGCGACTTGGGCCAGTACTCGAAGCCCTTGACGACCGTCAACTCGACGCGACCAACGGGTACCTCGAGGAGGAAATCTCCCCGGTGGTGGAAAACCGGGTCACCGACACCACTCACCCGTGCGTAGGCGTCTGCGGGCGCGTAGAACTTTCCGTCGGATGCCTTCAAGTGAACGCGCGAGCCCGTGGGTGCGGACGTGCTCGCGTCGACCGTTCGTACCGCGAGAAAACCCATCGGTCGTTTCCACCGGCGATCGGTGATAGAGACCATTCGCTGCCCGCCGCCGTAGGTCTCGAGAAGAGCGAGCTGAGGCAAGCCTCCCGCGTTCGAGATGTAGGCGATCGATTCGCCGTCGGGCGAAAAGCGGGGGTGGAACGCATCGTGGCTGAAGAACGTCATTTTGTAGGGCTCGCCGCCCGCGGTCGGCTGCACGTACAGATTCGTGAACTGATCCGCCGCCCCACCGGTCGAAGAATAGATGAAGCGCTTGCCATCGATCGACACGTCGGGCCGGGTCCGATAGAGCGTCTGCTCGGACAGCACCGTTTGCGATTCTTCGATTCCGTCGACCGACGCTGGTACTCGCAGGACGTTGCCCGAGCCGAGAGGGACGTCGCGGTTCGAGACGAGCAGCAGCTCGCGGCCGTGGGGAAGCCATGCGGGCGTGATCGCCATGTCCCACGGGCCGAAGTAGAGTCGGTCCTTGCCGTAGTCGTTGTCACGGGTGACCGGGATCTCCTCCCCGGCCCATTGACCGTTTCGGATCGGGCGGACGTAAACGTTGAAGTAACCGTTCGGCTTCGTCGAGACGTAGGCGAGGCGGCTCCCGTCGGGGGAGAACACCGGGTCGAGGTAGATCTGATCGTCGTTCGTCAGGGCATGGCTTTCACCCGTCTCGAGATCGAGGATCTCGAGCTGTATCGTAGCCCCGCCGTCGTCGGCCGTGTACGCGAGCCATTTGCCATCGGGAGAAATGTCCGGGAGCGAATGGTATTTCTCGTTGTAGGTGAGCTCCCAGGCGCGTCCATTGTTCGGGTCGACTTTCCAGATAGAGCCGCTCATGGCGACGGCGATCCACTCTCCGTCGGGCGACCACTCCGGTGCCCATGGCGTGGAGCTCGGGGCAGGGGGAAAGTAGAAGTTGTGCATGTAGTTTCCACCGTGCTTCGACGGCGGGTATTCCGGCTCTTGCGCCCCGATCGATCCGGTGGCCATCGCCAGGCCCGTTACCGCCGAGACGACATGGAGGGTGAAGGAGGGTTTCCTCATGGGATGCGTCCTTAGAGCCCGTTCGACGACGACCTTTACGTTCGCGTGCGAGCCGCGCCATTCTAGTCAGTTCGCCGTTGCGAGCTCAAATGATGTCACACTGGACAGTGACTCGGGTGCCCCGCTCGATGAAAGCTGAACCGGGCAGCCTCTGGTGAAGCCTGCCGCACCGCGAGGCGTGGTCCGGGTCATCGGGATCTTCTGCTTGGCACAGACTTGTGCTCAGCTCGGCGCCTTTGCTTTTCCCGCGATTCTGCCCGAGCTTTTCGAAGAGTGGCACATCACCCACGCCGACGCCGGGTGGCTCTCGGGAATCTTCTTCGCCGGATACGCCCTGTCAGTGCCTTTCCTCGTCAGCTTGACCGACCGTGTGCCGGCTCGCCACGTGTACGCGCTCGCGGTGGCGCTCACGGCTTTCTCTCATCTCGGCATGGCGTTTCTGGCCTCCGGATTCTGGTCGGCGCTCGGGTTGCGTGTGGCGGCCGGCACCGGATGGGCGGGGACCTACATGGTCGGTTTGAAGGCCCTGACCGACGAGGTCTCGGTCGAGCTCCGGAGCCGCGCCGTTGCTCTTCACGCCGCAAGCCTGGGCGTGAGCGGAGCGCTTTCCTTCGCACTCGCCGGTCAAATGGCTACCTGGGCCGGGTGGCGATTCGCCTTCGTCGTGGGTGCCGTCGGGAGTTTCTCGGCGCTCGCCATCTCTACCTTCCTCTTTCCCAGACGACGGTCGGAGCCGACAGATACGAGGCTGCTCGACTTTCGCCCGGTGCTGAGAAACCGCGCTTCGATGGCCTACTCGATCGCCTACTGCGCCCATACATGGGAGATGTTCGCCGTGAGATCCTGGGCGGTTACCTTTCTCGCCTTCGCCGCAGCGCGTGGGGGGAACATCGCGACCTGGATGGCCCCCACGTTCGTGGCTACGGGAATGGAGCTTCTCGGCACGGTGACGAGCGTTCTCGGAAACGAAGTGGCGCTCCGGATGGGAAGACGGCGCTTCGTCTTGACGGTCATGCTGCTCTCTACGCTCGTTTCCCTCGTCGCCGGGCTGTCCTCGGTTTGGGGGTACGGCTTCGCCGCGGTGACGTTCCTCGCCTATAACGCGGTGATCTACGCGGACTCGGCATCTCTCACCGCCGGGGCGATCGAGGGCGCTCCGCCCGGACGCCGCGGCGCCACACTCGCGGTGCACGCGACCCTGGGGTATGGCGGCGGCTTCATCGGGCCTCTCGCCCTGGGAATCATCCTCGACGCCGCTGGCGGTAACGGTGTCACCGGCTGGGGACTGGGATTCGCTCACATCGCGATCGTGATGGTTCTCGGGTCGATCTCGCTTTGGCGAGGTGGAGGGAAGTCGTAACCGTTCTTCGCATCGATTGACCTTTCTATTGATTACCTATAGGTGTGGATCTATACTCCTATAGCTAGACTATAGGAATCAATGACCCCGACGGCCAAGACCGATGTTCCCCCCGGAACGCTGGAGCTTCTGATCCTGAAGACCCTCTCACTCACGCCGTTGCACGGTTTGGGGGTGTCGAAGCGGCTCGAGCAGATGACGCGGGGCGTGTTTCGCGTGAATCCCGGCTCGTTGTTCCCCGCGCTTCATCGGATGGAGCAGGAGGGCTTCCTCGACGGGGAGTGGGGTCGTTCGGAGAACAACCGACAGGCCAAGTTCTACCGATTGACGCGGGCGGGACGGCGCCGGCTGAAAGAACAGGAGCGCGACTGGCGCCAGACGGTGTCGGTCATCGCCCGCGTTCTCGAAGCGCGTTGACAGCATGCCGCTTTCGAGCCGCGTGCGGAGCTTCTTTCGCAATATCGTCTCTCCCGAGCGCGGTGAGGCTGCGCTGGATCGCGAGCTCGAGGCTTACCTCGAGCTTCTCATCGACGAGGGCGCGGTCGATGGAGCGACACGGGACGACGTCCGGAGGAGGCTCCTCGCCGAAATGGGGGGCAAGGAAAGCGTGAAGGAGAAAGTCCGCGAGCGCCGGGTGGGCGCTTTCGCCGATGCCCTTCTTCGGGACGTCACCTTTGCCTGGCGTTTGTTCTGGCGCAATCCCGGGTTCTCGTTTCTCGTCGTGGGCACGCTTGCTCTCGGAATCGCTGTTACGACCGCCGTGTTCTCCGTCGTCAGCGGTGTGTTGCTGAGACGGCTCCCGTATCCATCCCCCGACCGCCTCGTGCTCCTGTCGGCGACGACTCGTGAAGGACGCCGTCACTTTTCGCCGCCCGACTACGTCGACCTCGTCGGAGCCGTTGGCTCCTTCGATGCCCTCGCCGCCATTCAGGGCGCCGGTTACGTCACCCTATCGGTCGACGGCGAGCCCGGGGCCGTTCGCGCCCGCGAAGTTACCGAGGAGTTCCTGTCCGTCTACGGTCTGGCTCCGCACCTCGGACGCTCGTTCGATGCCTCCGATCGGGCATCCGTCGCCTTCGAGAGTCTCGGCGAGGACGCGGAGAGCCTGCCCCCAGGGGTCATCATGCTCGGCTACGAGTTCTGGCAGGAGCGGTTTGGCGGCGACCCTGGCGTGGTCGGGGAGCTTGTCGAGCTCGAGTATCAACCCTACCGGATCGTAGGAGTGACGCCGCCCGGATTCCGAGCGCTGCTGCCCGACGAGGGCGACTACAGAAGTCTCGTCGACCTGTGGACGCTCTCACGGATGCCTTTCGAGAGCATGCCGCGCGACGCCGCCTTTCTGAGGGTCCTTGGCAGGCTCAGGCCCGGCGTCGCCATCACTCGGGCTAACGCCGAGGCGGCACTCTTTGCCGCGCGCCAGCGTAGTCGATTCCCTGACCATGCCGCAGCGGGATTCGAGGTCCATGTCCTCGGTCTCGGC
Protein-coding regions in this window:
- a CDS encoding molybdopterin-dependent oxidoreductase gives rise to the protein MTSELSRREVLIGGVAGLSALALPEWALPALVQDEELVPFTDYPEDWTTDRGPERRFFDIRRIGPITPADEFFTTQHYPHPRIDGATFRLKMTGLVEREGELSLDDIRGLGRTELVAGFECSGNSPRAMQGLVSNGRWTGVPLRDILSLVGVKDAAREVVFFGADRGTEEVEFRGRTYEVEQQYGRSISLEKAMTPEPLVAYALNGEPLSVHQGFPLRLLMPGWYGAPNVKWLANIHVQEDPYLGKYQARWYRTLRAETIGGELKWKETAITRMRLKSVVARVTRRGDGHRVVGFALSDGTPLRSVEVRIDGGPWQAASLDNSSGEYSWKLFTYEWKGAAPGEHTLVSRAIDAHGNLQPTFEELETKKTFLEDNSQHPRTVIIS
- a CDS encoding bile acid:sodium symporter family protein, whose product is MRVLGSLSRQLAPLTLAGAVVAYLYPPSFLIFGDVFLWFFAATMLALGVVLEPEDLRSTLRKPGRVLLGVLTQFTVMPLLGFLATLVGDFPPELALGFIIVGAAPGAMASNVIVYLAGGALAFSIAMTTVATFASPLLTPSLVKLLGGALLPIAFWPLMRTILSTVLAPLLLGMTLKRLLGKRSKEAEIVCPAVAAVAIVVICSYAVAANQERIATVGPAVFGFVVVMNALGYVAGWTLAKLYRFDRRHQLALSIEIGMQNAGLGVALALEHFSPVTALPGALFAAWCVLTAAGASAYLRRQAASEAPDSDAITDFPSPM
- a CDS encoding serine/threonine-protein kinase; translation: MSRIELPQKVGKYEIRGVVGKGAMGVVYRAIDPDLSRPVAIKTMSVGSSPHEAEMRLRFLREGRSAGMLQHPNIITVHELFEEAGTAYLVMELLEGASLSSLIRRRKNLSIGEKLSILDQIASGLAEAHANGIVHRDLKPSNVFVLRSGVAKVLDFGVAKMGEGELTRAGTVFGTVEYMAPEQVRGGKVAPGADIFSWGVVAYELLSGGNPFRADTLAASVFKIVSDTPEPLAHIPVDISACIFRALEKSERKRYQSMTELREAIASAAAAAGVRSSPPALLDSDMVVTKDRVDASITHEPRVSQWSHVAAQADLLEELYHQGVAAFQDANYVGCIEKMSQVLDEVPVHAMALHYLAMSEENVRKSRLAEDARTKLGVLLTAMRDAHRNGDPNLVMEKAKAVLAIDKESMEARWYRRHAEARLRATSVGGPSRSFGYRPSADRRAPGPTRKIPHPAPTRVTRPVSSNRGLWVLGGVGCLFLALVGLWLSALSSTPPGGASAAPGPELPGVSKSPFDGIEEDGTVVLQLTPPSIREASIDRVIPMTIPVGGPTRIGLFGSGLSDALDVRVADRAASLLSTTVLSSEHIEVELLVPAGVTSVDLVVTGPSGMEHRFELGVVSSEQLEN
- a CDS encoding AIR synthase family protein, with the protein product MRFLPDGKLGVQLLRELISRLAIDDVHVAVGPAPGEDAAAIDRGDHYLLLASDPITFLPKRIGWYAVQVNANDIAAMGGTPQYFLSTILLPSGRATDEMVREIVADIAVGCRELGCLAVGGHTEVTTGIDRPIVVGAMVGEVERDKLLTSGGAHPGDMLVVTKGVAVEATAILAEELEAEVRQAFGDEFQRKAAGFLDDPGLSVLPASRAAVEAGGVTAMHDVTEGGLANALWEIAEASNVGLVTIDSEIPRFWESTKLAEYFGMDLLGAIGSGALVLTVREPETERLLQKLEASGNAGYVIGRVVESNQGVCQMRGENKIELPRFTTDEVSRVLTRAASRGKS
- a CDS encoding CehA/McbA family metallohydrolase translates to MRKPSFTLHVVSAVTGLAMATGSIGAQEPEYPPSKHGGNYMHNFYFPPAPSSTPWAPEWSPDGEWIAVAMSGSIWKVDPNNGRAWELTYNEKYHSLPDISPDGKWLAYTADDGGATIQLEILDLETGESHALTNDDQIYLDPVFSPDGSRLAYVSTKPNGYFNVYVRPIRNGQWAGEEIPVTRDNDYGKDRLYFGPWDMAITPAWLPHGRELLLVSNRDVPLGSGNVLRVPASVDGIEESQTVLSEQTLYRTRPDVSIDGKRFIYSSTGGAADQFTNLYVQPTAGGEPYKMTFFSHDAFHPRFSPDGESIAYISNAGGLPQLALLETYGGGQRMVSITDRRWKRPMGFLAVRTVDASTSAPTGSRVHLKASDGKFYAPADAYARVSGVGDPVFHHRGDFLLEVPVGRVELTVVKGFEYWPKSLEVDVRANEVSRLAVELEPMTDMAAKGWYSGSTHVHMNYGGNLHNTLENLMMMSAAEDQDIVNEQVANKDNRILDYQFFVPGGGPHPLSTPERILVVGQEYRPPFYGHVFLFGLKDHLISPYTTGYEGTAIESLYPSNTDMFRKAKAQGATVGYVHAFGGENDPLEGNLGGAKGYMVDAALATTDAVEWSQAGRAGFYPWYATLNNGIRVTATGGEDSISNLQRSKLVGSVRTYVYTGSRGLDMDAWFEGLREGRAFVSTGPLLELTVNGRLPGEKVDLRKAGNVDIEAHVRSLTPIKNVILVSNGEVIEEFSPSGDRHAFDLKKSYPVRESGWFHLRAEGDPAERFPLDAAYAQGFTNPVWVEVAGQPVRHRASAEYSIRWIDKLRQMAEEWPGWRSEREKQHVLAQFDEARAIYQGFLVGGSTSSESPARPR